The following are from one region of the Penaeus monodon isolate SGIC_2016 chromosome 19, NSTDA_Pmon_1, whole genome shotgun sequence genome:
- the LOC119585503 gene encoding mitogen-activated protein kinase 12-like, with protein sequence MGGAGGAPIPLGLCESPPALLMSRAGSCTLDDALWHKTLSEAQLLEVALRLCRRVKEIHAKGVVHNDLKTNNIMLSADLDVHIIDFGLASPEHALTKRDIQDCFPDWLAPEVLLGGGRNTFASDVYSVGHVLSEIHNEMGSPGDPRRGEGKFLEAIRSAMRRAPEERPTMRELISLMEALKAESEIP encoded by the coding sequence ATGGGCGGCGCTGGCGGCGCCCCCATCCCCCTGGGGCTGTGCGAAAGCCCGCCGGCCTTGCTTATGTCCCGCGCAGGCAGCTGCACGCTCGATGACGCCCTGTGGCACAAAACGCTGAGCGAGGCGCAGCTCCTGGAGGTGGCTCTGCGCCTGTGCCGCCGTGTGAAGGAGATCCACGCCAAGGGCGTCGTGCACAACGACCTCAAGACCAACAACATCATGCTCAGCGCCGACCTGGATGTCCACATCATCGACTTCGGCCTCGCCTCGCCCGAGCACGCGCTCACCAAGCGCGACATCCAGGACTGCTTCCCGGATTGGCTCGCCCCGGAGGTGCTCCTGGGGGGCGGCCGCAACACTTTCGCGTCGGACGTGTACTCCGTCGGCCACGTCCTCAGCGAGATCCACAACGAGATGGGAAGCCCTGGAGATCCACGACGAGGTGAGGGAAAGTTCCTCGAGGCCATCCGGAGCGCCATGCGCAGGGCGCCGGAGGAGCGGCCGACCATGCGGGAGCTCATTTCCCTGATGGAGGCGCTGAAGGCGGAATCCGAAATCCCCTGA